A genome region from Rhinopithecus roxellana isolate Shanxi Qingling chromosome 10, ASM756505v1, whole genome shotgun sequence includes the following:
- the LOC104662548 gene encoding polypeptide N-acetylgalactosaminyltransferase 4 isoform X1 has translation MASATEDPVLERYFKGHKAAIASLDFSPNGKQLGAGRARELGSRRLSDLQKNTEDLSRPLYKKPPADSHAPGEWGKASKLQLNEGELKQQEELIERYAINIYLSDRISLHRHIEDKRMYECKSQKFNYRTLPTTSVIIAFYNEAWSTLLRTIHSVLETSPAVLLKEIILVDDLSDRVYLKTQLETYISNLDRVRLIRTNKREGLVRARLIGATFATGDVLTFLDCHCECNSGWLEPLLERIGRDETAIVCPVIDTIDWNTFEFYMQTGEPMIGGFDWRLTFQWHSVPKHERDRRISRIDPIRSPTMAGGLFAVSKKYFQYLGTYDTGMEVWGGENLELSFRVWQCGGKLEIHPCSHVGHVFPKRAPYARPNFLQNTARAAEVWMDEYKEHFYNRNPPARKEAYGDISERKLLRERLRCKSFDWYLKNVFPNLHVPEDRPGWHGAIRSRGISSECLDYNSPDNNPTGANLSLFGCHGQGGNQFFEYTSNKEIRFNSVTELCAEVPEQKNYVGMQNCPKDGFPVPANIIWHFKEDGTIFHPHSGLCLSAYRTPEGRPDVQMRTCDALDKNQIWSFEK, from the exons ATGGCCTCAGCCACG GAGGACCCCGTTCTGGAGCGTTATTTCAAAGGCCACAAAGCTGCAATCGCCTCCTTGGACTTCAGCCCCAACGGCAAGCAACTCG GAGCCGGCCGTGCCAGGGAGCTGGGGTCAAGAAGGCTCTCAGACCTCCAGAAAAATACAGAGGATTTGTCTCGACCGCTTTATAAGAAGCCCCCTGCAGATTCCCATGCACCTGgggagtgggggaaagccagcaaaCTCCAACTCAacgagggtgagctgaagcagcaAGAAGAACTCATTGAGAGATATGCCATCAATATTTACCTCAGTGACAGAATTTCCCTGCATCGACACATAGAGGATAAAAGAATGTATGAGTGTAAGTCCCAGAAGTTCAACTATAGGACACTTCCTACCACCTCTGTTATCATTGCTTTCTATAATGAAGCCTGGTCGACTTTGCTCCGTACTATTCACAGTGTTTTAGAAACTTCTCCTGCAGTCCTTTTGAAAGAGATCATCTTGGTGGATGACTTGAGTGACAGAGTTTATTTGAAGACTCAACTTGAAACTTACATCAGCAATCTTGATAGAGTACGCTTGATTAGGACCAATAAGCGAGAGGGGCTGGTTAGGGCCCGTCTGATTGGGGCCACTTTTGCCACTGGGGACGTCCTCACTTTCCTGGATTGTCACTGTGAGTGTAATTCCGGTTGGCTGGAACCGCTTTTGGAAAGGATTGGGAGAGATGAAACAGCAATTGTGTGTCCTGTTATAGACacaattgattggaatacttttGAATTCTATATGCAGACAGGGGAGCCCATGATTGGTGGGTTTGACTGGCGTTTAACATTTCAGTGGCATTCTGTCCCCAAACACGAAAGGGACAGGCGGATATCAAGAATTGACCCCATCAGATCACCCACCATGGCTGGAGGACTGTTTGCTGTCAGCAAGAAATATTTTCAGTACCTTGGAACATATGACACAGGAATGGAAGTGTGGGGAGGTGAAAACCTTGAGCTGTCTTTTAGGGTGTGGCAGTGTGGTGGCAAATTGGAGATCCACCCGTGTTCCCACGTGGGCCATGTGTTCCCCAAGCGGGCACCGTATGCTCGCCCCAATTTCCTGCAGAATACTGCTCGGGCAGCAGAAGTTTGGATGGATGAGTACAAAGAGCACTTCTACAATAGAAACCCTCCAGCAAGgaaagaagcttatggtgatatttctgaaagaaaattacTACGAGAGCGGCTGAGATGCAAGAGCTTTGACTGGTATTTGAAAAACGTGTTTCCTAATTTACATGTTCCAGAGGATAGGCCAGGCTGGCATGGGGCTATTCGCAGTAGAGGGATCTCTTCTGAATGTTTAGATTATAATTCTCCTGACAACAACCCCACAGGTGCTAACCTTTCACTGTTTGGATGCCATGGTCAAGGAGGCAATCAATTCTTTGAATATACTTCAAACAAAGAAataaggtttaattctgtgacagAGTTATGTGCAGAGGTTCCTGAGCAAAAAAATTAtgtgggaatgcaaaattgtCCCAAAGATGGGTTCCCTGTACCAGCAAACATTATTTGGCATTTTAAAGAAGATGGAACTATTTTTCACCCACACTCAGGACTGTGTCTTAGTGCTTATCGGACACCGGAGGGCCGACCTGATGTACAGATGAGAACTTGTGATGCTCTAGATAAAAATCAAATTTGGAGTTTTGAGAAATAG